In Arachis stenosperma cultivar V10309 chromosome 1, arast.V10309.gnm1.PFL2, whole genome shotgun sequence, one DNA window encodes the following:
- the LOC130961155 gene encoding nifU-like protein 4, mitochondrial — translation MTRSFFRLVARARLPHRTPKPMTKNDDVFVIHPMRTMASFHSHYHNAFYPSASPLPSLKSSTLFGFEGQRRNMFIQTQPTPNPLSLMFYPEKPVMEVGSADFPNMRSAMNSPLAKSLFGIDGITRVFFGSDFVTVTKSEEASWEFLKPEIFAAIMDFYSSGQPLFLDSKAAAAMDTAIQDDDSETVAMIKELLETRIRPAVQDDGGDIEYRGFDPDTGIVKLRMQGACSGCPSSSVTLKSGIENMLMHYVPEVKGVQQELDAEDEEAAVSGQME, via the exons ATGACGAGAAGCTTTTTCCGATTAGTAGCACGAGCACGACTTCCCCACCGAACGCCCAAACCCATGACTAAGAACGACGACGTTTTCGTTATTCATCCCATGCGGACGATGGCGTCGTTTCACAGCCACTACCACAATGCCTTCTATCCCTCCGCCTCTCCACTACCATCACTCAAATCTTCCACCCTCTTTGGATTCGAag GGCAAAGGAGGAACATGTTCATCCAAACGCAGCCTACCCCGAATCCTTTGTCTCTCATGTTCTATCCCGAGAAGCCTGTCATGGAAGTTGGAAGCGCCGACTTCCCAAACATGCGTTCGGCTATGAATTCGCCTCTCGCTAAGTCACTCTTTGGaattgatg GGATTACTAGGGTTTTCTTCGGGTCTGATTTTGTTACTGTGACGAAGTCGGAGGAAGCTTCTTGGGAGTTCCTGAAGCCTGAGATATTTGCGGCCATTATGGACTTCTATTCCTCTGGGCAGCCGTTGTTTTTGGACTCTAAAGCTGCTGCAGCCATGGATACAGCTATTCAAGAT GATGATTCGGAAACCGTTGCAATGATCAAGGAATTGTTGGAGACTCGTATTCGGCCGGCTGTGCAAGATGACGGTGGGGACATTGAATATCGAGGTTTTGATCC TGATACTGGAATAGTAAAACTTAGGATGCAAGGAGCATGTAGTGGGTGCCCAAGTTCGTCGGTGACTCTGAAATCCGGCATTGAAAATATGTTGATGCATTATGTACCTGAG GTCAAAGGTGTTCAACAAGAACTAGATGCTGAGGATGAGGAAGCAGCAGTAAGTGGACAAATGGAGTAG